From Micromonospora rhizosphaerae, the proteins below share one genomic window:
- a CDS encoding sigma-70 family RNA polymerase sigma factor, which translates to MAAWDRALTELVQQRGAALKRYGYLLCGNSSEAEDLVQDALVRTFTSSQRSDVAQVEQYVRKIMLNIFLDRVRRRRVWERLLPLTAMSPRQDQHAQTDLRGDLRRALMELSPRQRACVVLHYYLDLSVLESSDHLGLSPGTVKRHLHEARIRLADHLGSPDHTTEDGYATP; encoded by the coding sequence GTGGCCGCGTGGGACCGGGCGCTGACAGAGCTCGTGCAGCAGCGTGGTGCGGCGCTGAAGCGGTACGGCTATCTCCTGTGCGGCAACAGCAGCGAGGCCGAGGATCTGGTGCAGGACGCCCTCGTCCGGACGTTCACCTCCTCCCAGCGATCCGACGTCGCTCAGGTCGAGCAGTATGTCCGCAAGATCATGTTGAACATCTTTCTCGACCGAGTGCGCCGCCGCCGAGTGTGGGAGCGCCTGCTGCCCCTGACGGCGATGTCACCGCGGCAGGACCAGCACGCGCAGACCGACCTGCGCGGCGACCTCCGCCGGGCACTGATGGAGCTGTCCCCCCGGCAACGAGCGTGCGTGGTGCTGCACTACTACCTCGACCTGTCCGTTCTGGAGAGCAGCGATCACCTCGGGCTCAGCCCAGGCACTGTCAAGCGACACCTGCACGAGGCTCGCATCCGGCTCGCCGATCACCTGGGATCGCCTGACCACACCACGGAGGATGGCTATGCAACCCCATGA
- a CDS encoding glycine zipper family protein yields MGFGILSVIVHIALGALLGQWAGGIVGLVTGALLGLLVGAPFGWAIGSARTYAPDIRGVLLFVVDHTWSLLNTVVGAVYLALHLVVRHQIDRVVSPHSGRVNVVEGVSPRYATTIGTVCAGSSPRIQRHEDVHILQARLLGPLYIPLVLANYVLFTIAPVWLLYHDHANAPINRFTRYFEIGVYPHVWHEAIAYRIQGRPPR; encoded by the coding sequence ATGGGCTTCGGAATCCTCAGCGTCATCGTTCACATCGCTCTGGGCGCCCTCCTGGGCCAGTGGGCCGGCGGCATCGTCGGCCTGGTGACCGGCGCGCTGCTCGGACTGCTCGTCGGCGCGCCCTTCGGCTGGGCGATCGGCTCCGCCCGGACGTACGCCCCGGACATCCGCGGCGTCCTGCTCTTCGTCGTCGACCACACGTGGAGCTTGCTCAACACCGTGGTGGGCGCGGTCTACCTGGCCCTGCACCTGGTCGTGCGGCACCAGATCGACCGGGTGGTCTCGCCGCACAGCGGCCGGGTCAACGTCGTCGAGGGCGTCTCCCCGAGGTACGCCACCACCATCGGCACGGTCTGCGCCGGCTCCAGCCCACGGATCCAGCGCCACGAGGATGTGCACATCCTCCAGGCCCGGCTGCTCGGCCCGCTCTACATCCCGCTGGTGCTGGCGAACTACGTGCTCTTCACCATCGCCCCGGTCTGGCTGCTCTACCACGATCACGCCAACGCCCCGATCAACCGGTTCACCCGCTATTTCGAGATCGGCGTCTACCCGCACGTGTGGCACGAGGCCATCGCGTACCGGATCCAGGGGAGGCCGCCGCGGTGA
- a CDS encoding M36 family metallopeptidase, with translation MRTPSRALTGTTALLLAAGLVLTAGASGQAAPHEETRTQAQPGHLPGDTHDSKTEDNRQGRIAPTDRQRDRAAALGARARWTTFGTPAMLTSTGRPLATGLPADPAAAARAYVAANRDLLGLTASGAAALEQLTVAPMGDGATVLFRQRFGDLPAAVDGVLAVGVRDGAVWHVSSSLARDAAAPAPATLTAQQAERAAAADAGVANPKILRTSLVAVPTVDRGSRAAYEVIFGADLTGADPAAFSTYVDARDGSVLVREDLVDHDADDPEWKVFPNSPSTDHSSADTRVRWCFGAAGCDETVGTSASSLPWDVDPATGTATHTTKGNNAIAVHNWFSNDPFRVGTETATPRPDRKYAYPWTNQWYEQQCSPDTFTSPKANDIDAARANLFAMHNRMHDWSYHLGFTEATWNLQQDNFGRGGLGADAEQGNAQAGGVSGGPPNFAARDNANQITPADGVAPITNMYLWQPIAGSFYAPCVDGDYDMSVIAHEYTHAISNRMIAGPNAGVSSPQGMSESWSDQLAMEYLYEHGYAPAGRRGFTIGEYATGDPDVGIRNYNMSDSPLNYSAIDYDFVGLQVHASGEVWSATNVDIRAAMMQRYGAGDAALQKSCANGATPVTACPGNRRWIQLVFDSFLLMAVSQVSMVDARDAMLAADRIRFGGANQDLLWNAFAKRGLGEAAASNGNGDVNPTPDFTSPYANEARLTFRSVLDDVAVPGAQLFVGPYQARAVPVADTDPATALTDQVSLVPGTYEFIVRAPGHGHVRVGPVTVKAGQVRDLPVQVPVNLASEASGAAVSGDGVNLVRIADDDEATNWASLGSPVAGRQVTVDLAGGAQQVRRVQVSAMLRPPVTGDPDAGTQSRFSALRQFRVLACEATGTVTCADAADFRAVYTSPADAFPSVAPRPRAPELIIRSFDIPRTRATHLRIEVVTNQCTGAPDYAGEQDADPGADTDCTTASVQANNVRIAEFQAFTQ, from the coding sequence GTGCGCACACCATCCCGTGCGTTGACGGGGACCACCGCGCTGCTGCTCGCGGCCGGGCTGGTCCTGACCGCCGGAGCCAGCGGCCAGGCAGCGCCCCATGAGGAGACCCGCACTCAGGCCCAGCCCGGCCACCTGCCGGGCGACACCCACGACAGCAAGACCGAGGACAACCGCCAGGGGCGGATCGCCCCGACCGACCGACAGCGCGACCGGGCCGCCGCCCTCGGTGCCCGGGCCCGCTGGACCACCTTCGGTACGCCCGCGATGCTCACCTCGACCGGCCGCCCGCTGGCCACCGGTCTGCCCGCCGACCCGGCCGCGGCGGCCCGGGCCTACGTGGCCGCCAACCGGGACCTGCTCGGCCTGACCGCCAGCGGCGCCGCAGCCCTGGAGCAGTTGACCGTCGCCCCGATGGGCGACGGCGCCACCGTCCTGTTCCGCCAGCGCTTCGGCGACCTGCCGGCCGCGGTGGACGGCGTCCTCGCGGTCGGGGTCCGCGACGGCGCGGTGTGGCACGTCAGTTCCTCGCTCGCCCGGGACGCCGCCGCGCCGGCCCCGGCCACGCTCACCGCCCAGCAGGCGGAGCGGGCCGCCGCCGCCGACGCCGGTGTCGCGAACCCGAAGATCCTGCGGACCTCGCTGGTCGCGGTGCCGACCGTCGACCGGGGCTCGCGGGCCGCGTACGAGGTGATCTTCGGCGCGGACCTCACCGGGGCCGACCCGGCCGCCTTCTCGACCTACGTGGACGCCCGGGACGGCAGCGTTCTGGTGCGCGAGGACCTGGTCGACCACGATGCCGACGACCCGGAGTGGAAGGTCTTCCCGAACTCACCGTCGACCGACCACTCGTCGGCCGACACCCGGGTGCGCTGGTGCTTCGGCGCCGCGGGTTGCGACGAGACCGTCGGCACCTCCGCGTCCTCCCTGCCCTGGGACGTCGACCCGGCCACCGGGACCGCCACGCACACGACCAAGGGCAACAACGCGATCGCGGTGCACAACTGGTTCAGCAACGACCCGTTCAGGGTGGGCACCGAGACCGCGACGCCGCGGCCGGACCGGAAGTACGCCTACCCGTGGACCAACCAGTGGTACGAGCAGCAGTGCAGCCCGGACACCTTCACCTCGCCCAAGGCCAACGACATCGACGCCGCCCGGGCCAACCTGTTCGCGATGCACAACCGCATGCACGACTGGTCGTACCACCTGGGCTTCACGGAGGCGACCTGGAACCTGCAGCAGGACAACTTCGGCCGCGGTGGCCTCGGCGCCGACGCGGAGCAGGGCAACGCCCAGGCGGGCGGCGTGAGCGGCGGCCCGCCGAACTTCGCGGCCCGCGACAACGCCAACCAGATCACCCCGGCCGACGGGGTCGCCCCGATCACCAACATGTACCTCTGGCAGCCGATCGCCGGCTCCTTCTACGCGCCCTGTGTGGACGGTGACTACGACATGTCGGTGATCGCCCACGAGTACACCCACGCGATCAGCAACCGGATGATCGCCGGCCCGAACGCCGGGGTCAGCTCGCCGCAGGGCATGAGCGAGAGCTGGTCGGACCAGCTGGCGATGGAGTACCTCTACGAGCACGGGTACGCCCCGGCCGGCCGTCGCGGGTTCACCATCGGCGAGTACGCCACCGGTGACCCGGACGTGGGCATCCGCAACTACAACATGAGCGACAGCCCGCTCAACTACAGCGCGATCGACTACGACTTCGTCGGGCTGCAGGTGCACGCCTCCGGCGAGGTGTGGAGCGCCACCAACGTCGACATCCGCGCGGCGATGATGCAGCGGTACGGCGCCGGTGACGCGGCGCTGCAGAAGTCCTGCGCCAACGGCGCGACGCCGGTCACCGCCTGCCCGGGCAACCGGCGCTGGATCCAGCTGGTGTTCGACTCGTTCCTGCTGATGGCCGTCAGCCAGGTCAGCATGGTGGACGCCCGGGACGCGATGCTCGCCGCCGACCGGATCCGCTTCGGCGGGGCCAACCAGGACCTGCTCTGGAACGCCTTCGCCAAGCGCGGTCTCGGCGAGGCCGCCGCCAGCAACGGCAACGGCGACGTCAACCCGACGCCGGACTTCACCTCGCCGTACGCGAACGAGGCGAGGCTGACGTTCCGGTCGGTGCTCGACGACGTGGCCGTACCGGGTGCCCAGCTCTTCGTGGGTCCCTACCAGGCCCGGGCCGTGCCGGTCGCCGACACCGACCCGGCCACCGCGCTGACCGACCAGGTGAGCCTGGTGCCCGGCACGTACGAGTTCATCGTCCGCGCGCCGGGACACGGACACGTCCGGGTCGGTCCGGTCACCGTCAAGGCCGGTCAGGTGCGCGACCTGCCGGTGCAGGTGCCGGTGAACCTGGCCTCCGAGGCCAGCGGGGCGGCGGTCAGCGGTGACGGCGTCAACCTCGTCCGGATAGCGGATGACGACGAGGCGACCAACTGGGCCTCCCTCGGCAGCCCGGTCGCCGGCCGGCAGGTCACCGTGGACCTGGCCGGCGGCGCCCAGCAGGTACGCCGGGTCCAGGTCAGCGCGATGCTGCGCCCGCCGGTCACGGGCGACCCGGACGCGGGGACGCAGAGCCGGTTCTCCGCGCTGCGGCAGTTCCGGGTGCTGGCCTGCGAGGCCACCGGCACGGTCACCTGTGCGGACGCTGCGGACTTCCGCGCCGTCTACACCAGCCCGGCCGACGCGTTCCCGTCGGTGGCGCCCCGGCCCCGGGCGCCGGAGCTGATCATCCGGTCCTTCGACATCCCCCGGACGAGGGCGACCCACCTGCGCATCGAGGTGGTGACCAACCAGTGCACCGGCGCACCCGACTACGCCGGTGAGCAGGACGCCGACCCGGGGGCGGACACCGACTGCACGACCGCCAGCGTCCAGGCGAACAACGTCCGGATCGCCGAGTTCCAGGCGTTCACGCAGTAA
- a CDS encoding alpha/beta hydrolase yields the protein MTEPAPPHRQPEENPRHGRLRARPAPPVVQGATGLARFTAPDGEPLALAYAPAEGDGPYRLVLLLHGAGGSARQGLDLLLPLADAHRLLLLAPQATASSWDLIVEGFGPDVGRIDELLDTIFGAYPVDGVVVGGFSDGASYALSLGLTNGDLFDAVLAFSPGFAAPLVTHGRPRAFVSHGTDDRVLPVDMCSRRLVPRLHSLGYAVEYAEFTGGHEVPAEIRQRAVEWLTG from the coding sequence GTGACCGAGCCCGCGCCGCCGCACCGGCAGCCCGAGGAGAACCCGCGGCACGGGCGGTTGAGAGCCCGGCCGGCCCCGCCGGTGGTCCAGGGCGCCACCGGCCTGGCGCGGTTCACCGCGCCGGACGGCGAGCCGCTGGCGCTGGCGTACGCCCCGGCCGAAGGCGACGGACCGTACCGGCTGGTGCTGCTTCTGCACGGGGCCGGCGGATCGGCTCGGCAGGGGCTCGACCTGCTGCTCCCGCTCGCCGACGCGCACCGGCTGCTGCTGCTCGCCCCGCAGGCGACGGCGAGCAGTTGGGACCTGATCGTGGAGGGGTTCGGCCCCGACGTGGGCCGGATCGACGAGCTGCTGGATACGATCTTCGGGGCGTACCCCGTGGACGGCGTGGTGGTCGGCGGCTTCTCCGACGGGGCGTCGTACGCCCTGTCCCTGGGCCTGACCAACGGCGATCTGTTCGACGCGGTGCTGGCCTTCTCCCCCGGCTTCGCCGCGCCGCTGGTCACCCACGGCCGGCCGCGCGCCTTCGTCTCGCACGGCACCGACGACCGGGTGCTGCCGGTGGACATGTGCAGCCGGCGGCTGGTCCCCCGGCTGCACTCGCTGGGCTACGCGGTGGAGTACGCGGAGTTCACCGGCGGCCACGAGGTGCCGGCGGAGATCCGGCAGCGGGCGGTGGAGTGGCTGACCGGCTGA
- a CDS encoding ATP-binding protein — protein sequence MDRGRGRLIMARLLDEATIDGTPEGTTVHLVKRVSGGA from the coding sequence GTGGACCGCGGCCGGGGACGGCTGATCATGGCGCGGCTGCTGGACGAGGCGACCATCGACGGCACGCCCGAGGGCACGACGGTCCACCTGGTCAAGCGGGTCTCTGGCGGCGCCTGA
- a CDS encoding AAA domain-containing protein — MEAATILSALADLAPAGAERVFDVSGTGRPLVWLPEPDRGPRGARLDRLAALDALHRDERILRRGLAFLVGGADVDGGRRRVRLPLLAQPVRLERARRGYRVVPAGDLELTSLIEDRDLAGRLEAAPGLAGPGWLTAAGTAAWITAAAEAAGLKVQAVVSKPPRSTDDAVLTGVAAAAIFVTRDVFAGRLRDTLLSWAGRPGLASTALSRLYVDTAGRAGGPITTVHPPTLDGRPPVVGEAPGTVFDHDKPADGDEVLSPLPLNSAQRDVVRRTRTEPVVVVSGAPGNGKSHTLVAAALDTVDRGGSVLVATQSVHAADVLGELLRRHPGPTPVLFGDAERREAIAAELAGGAAAGADDALLGADAAAVAAARDRVAAVRAGIVAALDEERLAATLPGWQPLLPALTHDAPAAFEPDTDLAAVRAALAGATRAGDGWWWRWRRARAAGRLRRLAGARPDVPVERLRAAVDAASAVRAAARLAATGGTDLAPAWRALTEADDALAAAVGTAMRHRATSARRWTADARRAASGLGAALRAGRNRRRELLAGLDAEALVRALPLWVGTVADVEDLLPPVAGMFDLVVLDEAAHIDQLRAAPVLARARRALVAGDPRQLRFVSFVADVDVAATLHRHGLDRFADRLDVRRSSAFDVAAGAAPVTWLGEHHRSAPHLIGFSARRFYDGRLELVTRHPRNERADVIDVVTVADAAVVEGVNRAEVDAVLDLVRGLAARPPEGGIAVVSPFRAQADAVEAALLSGYDVDEIERLGLRSGTVHAFQGSEVEVVIASLGLVDDDPPSRHRFVAEPNLFNVLVTRARRHLTVVTSLRSPDGLVGDYLSYAARPPAAADTDGPIAGWTGALAEELRRLGLPVRPGYPVGRWRVDLCVGEDADAVAVICGVHQDGVAAHVERQRTLLRAGWHLYDVFASRWSDDPIRAALDLTSRMTRP; from the coding sequence ATGGAGGCGGCCACGATCCTGTCCGCGCTCGCCGACCTGGCCCCGGCCGGCGCCGAGCGGGTCTTCGACGTGTCCGGGACCGGCCGGCCGCTGGTCTGGTTGCCCGAGCCGGACCGGGGCCCGCGCGGCGCCCGGTTGGACCGGCTGGCGGCGCTGGACGCGCTGCACCGCGACGAGCGGATCCTCCGCCGTGGCCTGGCCTTCCTGGTGGGTGGGGCCGACGTGGACGGTGGGCGGCGGCGGGTCCGCCTGCCGCTGCTGGCCCAGCCGGTACGCCTGGAGCGCGCCCGACGCGGCTACCGGGTCGTCCCGGCCGGGGATCTCGAACTGACCTCGCTGATCGAGGACCGGGACCTGGCCGGTCGGCTGGAGGCCGCGCCGGGGCTGGCCGGGCCGGGCTGGCTGACGGCCGCCGGCACCGCCGCGTGGATCACCGCCGCCGCCGAGGCCGCGGGGCTGAAGGTGCAGGCCGTCGTCTCGAAGCCGCCGCGGAGCACCGACGACGCGGTCCTCACCGGCGTCGCCGCCGCCGCGATCTTCGTGACCCGCGACGTGTTCGCCGGTCGGCTCCGGGACACCCTGCTCAGCTGGGCGGGCCGTCCCGGGCTGGCGAGCACGGCGCTGAGCAGGCTGTACGTCGACACCGCCGGGCGCGCGGGCGGCCCGATCACGACTGTCCACCCACCGACCCTCGACGGCCGGCCGCCCGTGGTGGGGGAGGCGCCCGGCACCGTTTTCGACCACGACAAGCCGGCCGACGGCGACGAGGTGCTGTCGCCGTTGCCGCTGAACTCCGCGCAGCGGGACGTGGTCCGGCGGACCCGGACGGAACCGGTGGTGGTGGTCTCCGGGGCGCCGGGCAACGGCAAGAGCCATACTCTGGTCGCCGCGGCGCTCGACACGGTGGACCGGGGCGGATCGGTGCTGGTGGCGACGCAGTCGGTGCACGCCGCGGACGTGCTGGGCGAGCTGCTTCGCCGCCATCCCGGGCCGACCCCGGTGCTCTTCGGTGACGCGGAGCGGCGCGAGGCGATCGCCGCCGAGCTGGCCGGGGGCGCGGCGGCCGGTGCGGACGACGCGCTGCTCGGGGCCGACGCCGCGGCCGTGGCGGCGGCCCGGGACCGCGTCGCCGCCGTCCGCGCCGGGATCGTGGCGGCCCTCGACGAGGAACGACTCGCCGCTACGCTGCCCGGCTGGCAGCCGCTGCTGCCCGCCCTGACCCACGACGCCCCGGCGGCGTTCGAGCCGGACACCGATTTGGCGGCGGTCCGGGCCGCGCTGGCCGGCGCGACCCGGGCCGGTGACGGGTGGTGGTGGCGCTGGCGGCGGGCGCGCGCCGCCGGGCGGCTCCGGCGGCTGGCGGGCGCCCGTCCCGACGTACCGGTGGAGCGGCTGCGCGCGGCGGTGGACGCCGCGTCCGCGGTACGGGCGGCGGCGCGGCTGGCCGCGACCGGCGGCACGGACCTGGCGCCGGCCTGGCGGGCGCTGACCGAGGCGGACGACGCGCTCGCCGCCGCCGTCGGCACGGCCATGCGGCACCGGGCCACCAGCGCCCGACGGTGGACGGCGGACGCGCGCCGCGCCGCCAGCGGCCTGGGCGCGGCGCTGCGGGCCGGCCGGAATCGCCGTCGCGAGCTGCTCGCCGGGCTGGACGCCGAGGCGCTGGTACGGGCGCTGCCGTTGTGGGTGGGCACGGTGGCCGACGTCGAGGACCTGCTGCCGCCGGTGGCCGGCATGTTCGACCTGGTGGTGCTGGACGAGGCCGCGCACATCGACCAACTCCGGGCCGCCCCGGTGCTGGCCCGGGCGCGGCGCGCGCTGGTCGCCGGTGATCCGCGGCAGCTTCGGTTCGTGTCGTTCGTGGCCGACGTGGACGTGGCCGCGACGCTGCATCGGCACGGCCTGGACCGCTTCGCCGACCGGCTCGACGTGCGGCGGTCGAGCGCGTTCGACGTGGCGGCCGGCGCGGCGCCGGTGACCTGGCTCGGCGAGCACCACCGGTCCGCGCCGCACCTGATCGGGTTCTCCGCCCGAAGGTTCTATGACGGCAGGCTGGAGCTGGTCACCCGGCACCCGCGCAACGAGCGAGCCGACGTCATCGACGTGGTGACGGTGGCCGACGCGGCCGTGGTCGAGGGCGTCAACCGGGCCGAGGTGGACGCCGTGCTGGACCTGGTCCGGGGGCTGGCGGCGCGACCGCCCGAGGGTGGGATCGCGGTGGTCAGTCCGTTCCGGGCGCAGGCGGACGCGGTGGAGGCGGCACTGCTGTCCGGATACGACGTCGACGAGATCGAACGCCTCGGCCTGCGGTCGGGCACGGTGCACGCGTTCCAGGGCAGCGAGGTGGAGGTGGTGATCGCGTCGCTCGGACTGGTGGACGACGACCCGCCGTCCCGGCACCGGTTCGTGGCCGAGCCGAACCTGTTCAACGTGCTGGTCACGCGGGCCAGGCGGCACCTGACGGTGGTCACGTCGCTGCGGTCCCCCGACGGGCTGGTCGGCGACTACCTCTCGTACGCCGCCCGCCCACCCGCCGCAGCCGACACCGACGGCCCGATTGCGGGGTGGACCGGCGCGCTGGCCGAGGAGTTGCGCCGGCTCGGGCTGCCGGTACGACCGGGCTACCCGGTTGGTCGGTGGCGGGTGGATCTCTGCGTGGGCGAGGATGCGGACGCCGTGGCGGTGATCTGCGGGGTGCACCAGGACGGGGTCGCGGCGCACGTGGAGCGGCAGCGCACGCTGCTGCGGGCCGGGTGGCACCTGTACGACGTGTTCGCCAGCCGCTGGTCGGACGACCCGATCCGGGCCGCCCTCGACCTCACCTCTCGGATGACGAGACCGTAA
- a CDS encoding MFS transporter, producing MQSTADAPTAEPRLVPRPVLAARTGVAVVFALNGLAVASWFSRVPAVREALGLSAGRLGLLLLAMSVGALLAMPTAGLVTQRLGPARTVATSTLLVAVGMTIVGLSAGLAGSVVGVAVGLFALGYGSGTCDVAMNIEGAAVERRLGRTIMPRFHAAWSLGSVAGAGIGAGAARVGVPVAVHLTVLAAVVLVGTLLGARSFLPAPRETDGRAEPAARRRAQLAAWREPRTLLIGLLVLVMAFTEGSANDWVAVAFIDGYGVSEAVGAAVFGVFVVGMTLGRTVGTIAIDRWGRVPVLLGTIGLAAAGAACAVLAGSGPVAIVGVAFWGLGASLGFPVGMSAAADDEDRAPARVSVVAVIGYTAFLAGPPLLGLLGDHVGTLRALLVVPVLLLPTLALVPALRPPAR from the coding sequence GTGCAGAGCACCGCCGACGCACCGACCGCCGAGCCGCGGCTGGTACCGCGTCCGGTCCTGGCCGCCCGGACCGGCGTGGCGGTCGTGTTCGCCCTCAACGGGCTCGCGGTGGCCTCCTGGTTCTCCCGGGTGCCCGCGGTACGCGAGGCCCTCGGCCTGAGCGCCGGGCGGCTGGGACTGCTGCTGCTCGCCATGTCCGTCGGCGCGCTGCTGGCGATGCCAACCGCCGGGCTGGTCACCCAGCGCCTCGGCCCGGCCCGGACGGTGGCGACGTCGACGCTGCTGGTCGCGGTGGGCATGACGATCGTCGGGCTCTCCGCCGGGCTCGCCGGCTCGGTCGTCGGCGTCGCCGTCGGGCTGTTCGCCCTCGGCTACGGCTCCGGCACCTGCGACGTCGCGATGAACATCGAGGGGGCGGCCGTCGAGCGCCGACTGGGCCGGACCATCATGCCCCGGTTCCACGCGGCGTGGAGCCTCGGCTCGGTGGCCGGTGCCGGGATCGGCGCCGGGGCGGCCCGGGTGGGCGTACCGGTCGCCGTGCACCTGACCGTGCTGGCGGCCGTGGTGCTGGTCGGCACCCTGCTCGGCGCCCGGTCCTTCCTCCCGGCCCCCCGGGAGACGGACGGCCGGGCCGAGCCGGCGGCCCGGCGTCGCGCGCAGCTGGCCGCCTGGCGGGAGCCGCGCACCCTGCTCATCGGCCTGCTGGTGCTGGTGATGGCGTTCACCGAGGGCAGCGCGAACGACTGGGTGGCGGTCGCCTTCATCGACGGGTACGGCGTCAGCGAGGCGGTGGGCGCCGCCGTGTTCGGCGTCTTCGTGGTCGGCATGACGCTGGGGCGCACCGTCGGCACGATCGCTATCGACCGTTGGGGGCGGGTGCCGGTCCTGCTCGGCACCATCGGCCTGGCCGCCGCGGGCGCCGCGTGCGCGGTGCTGGCCGGCTCCGGGCCGGTGGCGATCGTCGGCGTCGCGTTCTGGGGCCTCGGCGCGTCGCTCGGCTTCCCGGTCGGGATGAGCGCCGCCGCGGACGACGAGGACCGGGCGCCGGCGCGGGTGAGCGTGGTCGCGGTGATCGGCTACACCGCGTTCCTCGCCGGGCCGCCGCTGCTCGGCCTGCTCGGCGACCACGTCGGTACGCTGCGCGCCCTGCTCGTCGTGCCGGTCCTGCTGCTGCCCACCCTCGCCCTGGTCCCGGCCCTGCGCCCACCGGCCCGCTGA
- a CDS encoding DedA family protein, producing the protein MDQLLNLLAALPPALVLALVFLLPALEASTFLGLLVPGEVAVLVGGVLAHEGRLPLWAVVVAAVTGAALGDQIGYLVGRRYGRRLLARTPRRFVRSGELWRALDLIRRRGAMAVVLGRWAAALRALVPGLAGMSAIPQRTFTLANVTGGALWAVTVAVLGYLAGASYRLLERRLGLGGEVVLALVVVLVLVRVWRGRVAARRGRIAPDVRGMGRR; encoded by the coding sequence ATGGACCAGCTGCTGAACCTGCTGGCGGCGCTGCCGCCCGCCCTGGTCCTGGCCCTGGTCTTCCTGCTCCCGGCGCTGGAGGCGTCGACCTTCCTCGGCCTGCTCGTACCCGGGGAGGTCGCCGTGCTGGTCGGCGGGGTGCTCGCGCACGAGGGGCGGCTGCCGCTCTGGGCGGTGGTGGTCGCGGCGGTGACCGGGGCCGCGCTCGGCGACCAGATCGGCTACCTGGTCGGGCGCCGCTACGGCCGGCGGCTGCTGGCCCGGACCCCGCGCCGGTTCGTCCGCTCCGGCGAGCTGTGGCGGGCGCTCGACCTGATTCGACGGCGGGGTGCCATGGCGGTGGTGCTCGGCCGGTGGGCGGCCGCCCTGCGGGCCCTCGTGCCCGGGCTGGCCGGCATGAGCGCGATACCTCAGCGCACCTTCACCCTGGCGAACGTCACCGGCGGCGCCCTCTGGGCGGTGACCGTGGCCGTGCTCGGCTACCTGGCCGGGGCGTCGTACCGGCTGCTGGAGCGGCGGCTCGGCCTGGGCGGGGAGGTGGTGCTCGCCCTGGTGGTGGTCCTGGTGCTGGTGCGGGTCTGGCGGGGTCGGGTGGCCGCGCGCCGAGGCCGGATCGCCCCGGACGTTCGGGGTATGGGTCGCCGCTAA
- a CDS encoding FUSC family protein, whose protein sequence is MARWSWFRPLRLGVSDATARPGVVVWEAAGRLKRGWLPVVEATLAAVIAWVLAARLVGHPEPFFAPAAALIVLGQARGQRMRRAVEVVLGVAAGVLVADLVVQALGPRTTWTVFTVILLTVALAVAIGASSVTVVQAAVSALYLVVVAPPTESLVPFRFVDALIGGAVAVAASQLIDARRPLAPLIDEFRRTFEELAEVLDEIAAALDRGDEDAALAALERARHADAGVDRLRSAVLAAGEALRLNLHRRRHIGRLRSVEGSIRQIDYAVRNVRVLARAAVTLTRGSAPVPPDLGVAVRTLAEAVRSAGNALAADLSGQDGSADRHAERADIAALEAVRVAGQLFTPGQTLPLAMIIGQVRATAIDLLRGVGVDDDATVLGRVDAAVTAPTNGVSRSATPPPAAGSPPAPRGRR, encoded by the coding sequence ATGGCGCGGTGGAGCTGGTTCCGGCCACTCCGGCTCGGCGTGTCTGACGCCACGGCGCGACCCGGAGTAGTCGTTTGGGAGGCCGCCGGGCGGCTGAAGCGCGGCTGGCTGCCCGTGGTCGAGGCGACGCTGGCGGCGGTCATCGCCTGGGTGCTGGCCGCCCGACTGGTCGGCCACCCGGAGCCGTTCTTCGCCCCGGCCGCCGCGCTGATCGTCCTCGGCCAGGCTCGGGGCCAGCGGATGCGCCGGGCCGTCGAGGTGGTGCTCGGCGTGGCGGCCGGCGTGCTCGTCGCCGACCTGGTCGTCCAGGCGCTCGGGCCGCGTACCACCTGGACCGTCTTCACCGTCATCCTGCTGACCGTCGCCCTGGCCGTGGCGATCGGCGCCAGCTCGGTCACCGTGGTGCAGGCCGCCGTCTCCGCGCTCTACCTGGTGGTGGTCGCGCCGCCGACCGAGTCGCTGGTTCCGTTCCGGTTCGTCGACGCGCTGATCGGGGGCGCGGTAGCGGTCGCGGCGAGCCAGCTGATCGACGCCCGGCGGCCGCTCGCCCCGCTGATCGACGAGTTCCGGCGCACCTTCGAGGAGCTGGCCGAGGTGCTCGACGAGATCGCCGCGGCGCTCGACCGCGGCGACGAGGACGCGGCGCTGGCCGCGCTGGAGCGGGCCCGGCACGCGGACGCCGGCGTGGATCGCCTGCGAAGTGCGGTGCTCGCCGCCGGCGAGGCGCTCCGGCTCAACCTGCACCGGCGTCGGCACATCGGGCGGCTGCGTTCGGTGGAGGGCTCAATCCGGCAGATCGACTACGCGGTGCGTAACGTGCGGGTGCTCGCCCGGGCCGCGGTCACCCTCACCCGGGGGTCGGCCCCGGTGCCACCCGACCTCGGCGTCGCCGTCCGCACCCTGGCCGAGGCGGTCCGGTCCGCCGGGAACGCGCTCGCCGCCGACCTGAGCGGGCAGGACGGCAGCGCGGACCGGCACGCCGAGCGGGCCGACATCGCGGCGCTGGAGGCGGTCCGGGTCGCCGGGCAGCTCTTCACCCCGGGGCAGACGCTGCCGCTGGCCATGATCATCGGACAGGTGCGGGCCACCGCGATCGACCTGCTCCGCGGCGTGGGCGTGGACGACGACGCCACCGTGCTGGGCCGGGTGGACGCGGCGGTCACCGCGCCGACGAACGGCGTCAGCCGGTCAGCCACTCCACCGCCCGCTGCCGGATCTCCGCCGGCACCTCGTGGCCGCCGGTGA